The genomic DNA GAAAAACAGAGTCTGCAGGTCGATGGGGTCAGCGGTGCAACCGTGACCACCAGCGCCATTCTTGACGGCACGCTCCAGTGCCTGCGCAAGGCAGGGCTTCCGTAGAGGGGAGGATGGTCCATGCCCAGGTTCCTTCGACTTCCTCGCTCGGCGAACATCTTCCTGCCCTGCCTGAAGGCCTCCGACCGGCTCGGGTGGCGCGGAACGAGGGACCATCTCCTTGCTCGGCTGGGTCCCACGTGGCGAAACTCACCGTTGCGGCGCGTCCTGCAAGCCGCTTGCCTTGTACTCTTCTTGTACGCGTTCTTCTATGTCTGCTGGCCCTACTCCCAGCCGTTCTCCGCGACGACGCTCAGTGACAAGCAGTGGTTTCCCGCCGAGACTTTCCTGTTGCTCGACCCGCTCGTCGGCATCTCAACCGCGCTCGCTGGGAGAGTCCTGAACTGGCCGACACTGGGGTGGACAGTGGGCGTCGTGCTCTTGTGCCTTCTGGTTCCCCGTGCTTTTTGTGGCTATCTTTGCCCGCTCGGTACGCTGATCGACCTGTTCGACTGGCTTGTCGGACGCCGCATCCGAAGATTCCACCTGTCTCCGGAAGGACGAGAAGGGCGGTGGTGGATTCATATCCGGTACTACCTTCTCGTCAGCGTGCTGGGGGCTTCCTTGGGTGGGGTCCTCCTTTCGGGATTCGTCGCAGCCATTCCCGTGCTTACGCGAGGGTTGCTCTTCACCGGCGGACGCCTGCAACTGAGCCTGATGAAGGGTCAGAAACACCTGTTGCCCGCCAATTGGGCACTCTATGCCTCTATCGTTCTCTTCGCCGGTACGTTCCTGGTGAGTCTGCTCGGGCCACGGTTCTGGTGCCGATGCCTGTGTCCCAGCGGAGCGATCCTCTCGCTGCTGAGTCCGTTCCGAGTGGGGCAGCGGAGGGTTCAAGACACGTGCTTCGGTTGCGGCAAGTGCGCTCAAGTCTGCCGCTTCGATGCCGTGAATCAGGACTTCACTACCCGAACGAGCCATTGCACCTTCTGTCAGACGTGCGGCGGAGTCTGTCCGACGGGTTCCATCAAATTCGTCACGCGATGGAACAAGGAGGCGCCAAAGCCGGCGGGCGAGATCTTCCGACCGCCATCCCCATTGTCGCGGAGAGGCTTCCTGGCGGCGTCGATCCTGGGCACGGTGACGGCTGCCCCTGGACTGGTGACGTCCAGGCAGGGCAGCGATCGGCCACGGCCGATCCGTCCGCCCGGCAGCGTTCCCGAGGACGAGTTTCTGGCTCTGTGCATCCGCTGCGGGGAGTGCTTCAAGGTTTGCCCCGGGCCGGTGCTGCATCCCGCCGGTACGGACTACGGCCTGGACGCTCTGTGGACCCCGGTGGCACACCTCCACCACGCCGGCTGCCATCAAGACTGCAACTTCTGCACGCAAGTCTGCCCAACCGGAGCCATCCAGCCGCTAGAACTCGCGGTGAAACGCCGGACCCGCATGGGATTAGCTCGGATCGATCCCGACACGTGCCTGCCGTACCGCGGGGACAAGCTCCGGCAGGATTGCGACCTCTGTTACGTCGAATGCCGGCGGGCCGGGTATGATGCCATCGAGATGAAGGAAACTCGCATCGAGCTCAACCCGCCGCCGCCGGAAGGCGTGTTTTCGGAGGTCGAACTGGAGGCCATGAGCCGCATCCGGGTACCCGTGGTGAAGGTGGAGGCGTGCGTGGGCTGCGGGATCTGCGAATACCGCTGCCACACTCGGCACGTGGTCCAGAAACCCACTCTTCGACGGAGCGCGATCATGGTGTGGGCTGAGAACGAACATCGACTCCTCTCGTTTCCCGCCGATCCACGTGATTTGCCTTCGGTGACGAGACCAGCAAGCGTGGCTTGACGGCGAGGTGAGGAGGAAGGCTTGCGGAACAACGATACGCAGCCGGGCGGCGTAGCCTGGCGAGTGCCAACGAGAAATGCCGGGCAATAGGGAGCTGTATTCATGCATTTCCTGACGCGCAGAAGAGTTCTCGTGACCGCCTTGGGTGGGGCGGGCGCCTGGGCACTATGGAAGGGGCGAGATGTCCTTCCACGCGAGCGGCGGGCGAGCCATTCC from Phycisphaerae bacterium includes the following:
- a CDS encoding 4Fe-4S binding protein; translated protein: MPRFLRLPRSANIFLPCLKASDRLGWRGTRDHLLARLGPTWRNSPLRRVLQAACLVLFLYAFFYVCWPYSQPFSATTLSDKQWFPAETFLLLDPLVGISTALAGRVLNWPTLGWTVGVVLLCLLVPRAFCGYLCPLGTLIDLFDWLVGRRIRRFHLSPEGREGRWWIHIRYYLLVSVLGASLGGVLLSGFVAAIPVLTRGLLFTGGRLQLSLMKGQKHLLPANWALYASIVLFAGTFLVSLLGPRFWCRCLCPSGAILSLLSPFRVGQRRVQDTCFGCGKCAQVCRFDAVNQDFTTRTSHCTFCQTCGGVCPTGSIKFVTRWNKEAPKPAGEIFRPPSPLSRRGFLAASILGTVTAAPGLVTSRQGSDRPRPIRPPGSVPEDEFLALCIRCGECFKVCPGPVLHPAGTDYGLDALWTPVAHLHHAGCHQDCNFCTQVCPTGAIQPLELAVKRRTRMGLARIDPDTCLPYRGDKLRQDCDLCYVECRRAGYDAIEMKETRIELNPPPPEGVFSEVELEAMSRIRVPVVKVEACVGCGICEYRCHTRHVVQKPTLRRSAIMVWAENEHRLLSFPADPRDLPSVTRPASVA